In one Thunnus maccoyii chromosome 12, fThuMac1.1, whole genome shotgun sequence genomic region, the following are encoded:
- the LOC121908382 gene encoding uncharacterized protein LOC121908382 isoform X1, translating into MNRQSNVPFNTSAAAIGAAPVGLFNQQQTGRTPQDYREGMIHIPVKTANSNIRTSDMAAKKLSAQRGAAQSSAGKWKSSFKPIGDELSQDGNSQDKSTNCLERTELYDPYDPVSSDSDPYDPVSSDSEISSDSDMPRRGPNHNHSLPDQDNNLSRQCVSPGRGCRENRCWDSSLSEPGSRPLDRHDFNPETRLAESRGLSPGHRPPERRAYSPDIESLDRPGYGSISRPLDHRSCSPDRLIHSSSTHQFPASYGGQRTNGEARITMPEYKREVSPMATTVRLSPPRSERGYQHQLGHVGTGLEQITPSKEVTKNRSRSMIMDNPITCDLCEVEFANGQELEDHLDSRSHWDTLEHIQQQNNYDDLAIAFLQEVMLYKSRQCSRAIEDSALQALQENDHMTKVEMFHCASCQVFISTSASSVQSHITSQEHLSNTKEFEVRQRRACLDKAETMMTELKPQFEHFLKVGSPFV; encoded by the exons atgaaccGTCAGAGTAATGTTCCTTTCAACACTTCAGCAGCAGCTATAGGAGCTGCTCCAGTCGGCCTGTTCAATCAACAGCAAACTGGAAG AACACCCCAAGACTACAGAGAGGGTATGATACACATCCCCGTGAAGACAGCAAACTCAAACATCAGGACATCTGACATGGCTGCAAAGAAACTATCAGCTCAGAGAGGTGCAG CTCAATCTTCTGCTGGTAAATGGAAGTCTTCATTCAAACCAATAGGTGATGAACTAAGTCAAGATGGCAATTCTCAGGACAAAAGCACAAACTGTTTAGAAAG GACTGAGCTTTATGACCCTTATGATCCCGTCTCATCAGACTCTGACCCTTATGATCCCGTCTCATCAGACTCTGAGATCTCATCAGACTCCGACATGCCACGACGGGGCCCAAATCACAACCACTCCCTACCTGACCAGGATAACAACCTGTCACGACAGTGTGTGTCTCCAGGTAGAGGTTGTCGTGAAAACCGCTGCTGGGATTCGTCCCTCTCTGAACCAGGGAGCCGACCCCTTGACAGACATGACTTTAACCCTGAAACCAGACTCGCTGAGAGTCGAGGTCTCAGTCCAGGTCATAGACCACCTGAAAGACGGGCTTACAGTCCAGACATTGAATCACTTGACCGGCCTGGGTATGGCTCCATCAGTAGACCTCTGGACCACAGAAGTTGCAGCCCTGACCGGCTTATTCACAGCTCCTCTACCCATCAGTTTCCTGCTTCTTATGGAGGACAGAGGACTAACGGAGAAGCGAGGATAACAATGCCAGAATACAAGAGAGAGGTATCACCA ATGGCCACTACTGTTAGATTATCCCCACCCAGGTCAGAGCGGGGCTATCAACATCAGCTGGGACATGTGGGAACGG GACTGGAGCAAATCACACCTTCCAAAGAGGTGACAAAGAATAGGAGCAGAAGTATGATCATGGACAA tccTATCACCTGTGACCTTTGTGAGGTTGAGTTTGCCAATGGGCAGGAGCTGGAAGATCACTTGGACAGCAGGAGTCACTGGGATACACTGGAGCATATCCAGCAGCAGAATAACTATGATGACCTGGCTATAGCCTTCTTACAG GAAGTCATGCTGTATAAAAGCCGTCAGTGTAGCCGAGCCATAGAGGACAGTGCACTTCAAG CTCTGCAGGAAAATGACCACATGACAAAGGTTGAAATGTTCCACTGTGCTTCCTGCCAAGTCTTCATATCCACATCTGCATCCTCAGTGCAGAGTCATATTACCTCTCAGGAACACCTCTCCAACACAAAG GAGTTTGAAGTGCGGCAGAGACGTGCCTGCCTTGACAAAGCAGAAACCATGATGACAGAGTTGAAACCTCAGTTTGAACACTTTCTAAAG GTTGGCAGCCCATTTGTATGA
- the LOC121908382 gene encoding uncharacterized protein LOC121908382 isoform X2: MNRQSNVPFNTSAAAIGAAPVGLFNQQQTGRTPQDYREGMIHIPVKTANSNIRTSDMAAKKLSAQRAQSSAGKWKSSFKPIGDELSQDGNSQDKSTNCLERTELYDPYDPVSSDSDPYDPVSSDSEISSDSDMPRRGPNHNHSLPDQDNNLSRQCVSPGRGCRENRCWDSSLSEPGSRPLDRHDFNPETRLAESRGLSPGHRPPERRAYSPDIESLDRPGYGSISRPLDHRSCSPDRLIHSSSTHQFPASYGGQRTNGEARITMPEYKREVSPMATTVRLSPPRSERGYQHQLGHVGTGLEQITPSKEVTKNRSRSMIMDNPITCDLCEVEFANGQELEDHLDSRSHWDTLEHIQQQNNYDDLAIAFLQEVMLYKSRQCSRAIEDSALQALQENDHMTKVEMFHCASCQVFISTSASSVQSHITSQEHLSNTKEFEVRQRRACLDKAETMMTELKPQFEHFLKVGSPFV, from the exons atgaaccGTCAGAGTAATGTTCCTTTCAACACTTCAGCAGCAGCTATAGGAGCTGCTCCAGTCGGCCTGTTCAATCAACAGCAAACTGGAAG AACACCCCAAGACTACAGAGAGGGTATGATACACATCCCCGTGAAGACAGCAAACTCAAACATCAGGACATCTGACATGGCTGCAAAGAAACTATCAGCTCAGAGAG CTCAATCTTCTGCTGGTAAATGGAAGTCTTCATTCAAACCAATAGGTGATGAACTAAGTCAAGATGGCAATTCTCAGGACAAAAGCACAAACTGTTTAGAAAG GACTGAGCTTTATGACCCTTATGATCCCGTCTCATCAGACTCTGACCCTTATGATCCCGTCTCATCAGACTCTGAGATCTCATCAGACTCCGACATGCCACGACGGGGCCCAAATCACAACCACTCCCTACCTGACCAGGATAACAACCTGTCACGACAGTGTGTGTCTCCAGGTAGAGGTTGTCGTGAAAACCGCTGCTGGGATTCGTCCCTCTCTGAACCAGGGAGCCGACCCCTTGACAGACATGACTTTAACCCTGAAACCAGACTCGCTGAGAGTCGAGGTCTCAGTCCAGGTCATAGACCACCTGAAAGACGGGCTTACAGTCCAGACATTGAATCACTTGACCGGCCTGGGTATGGCTCCATCAGTAGACCTCTGGACCACAGAAGTTGCAGCCCTGACCGGCTTATTCACAGCTCCTCTACCCATCAGTTTCCTGCTTCTTATGGAGGACAGAGGACTAACGGAGAAGCGAGGATAACAATGCCAGAATACAAGAGAGAGGTATCACCA ATGGCCACTACTGTTAGATTATCCCCACCCAGGTCAGAGCGGGGCTATCAACATCAGCTGGGACATGTGGGAACGG GACTGGAGCAAATCACACCTTCCAAAGAGGTGACAAAGAATAGGAGCAGAAGTATGATCATGGACAA tccTATCACCTGTGACCTTTGTGAGGTTGAGTTTGCCAATGGGCAGGAGCTGGAAGATCACTTGGACAGCAGGAGTCACTGGGATACACTGGAGCATATCCAGCAGCAGAATAACTATGATGACCTGGCTATAGCCTTCTTACAG GAAGTCATGCTGTATAAAAGCCGTCAGTGTAGCCGAGCCATAGAGGACAGTGCACTTCAAG CTCTGCAGGAAAATGACCACATGACAAAGGTTGAAATGTTCCACTGTGCTTCCTGCCAAGTCTTCATATCCACATCTGCATCCTCAGTGCAGAGTCATATTACCTCTCAGGAACACCTCTCCAACACAAAG GAGTTTGAAGTGCGGCAGAGACGTGCCTGCCTTGACAAAGCAGAAACCATGATGACAGAGTTGAAACCTCAGTTTGAACACTTTCTAAAG GTTGGCAGCCCATTTGTATGA
- the LOC121908382 gene encoding uncharacterized protein LOC121908382 isoform X3: MNRQSNVPFNTSAAAIGAAPVGLFNQQQTGRTPQDYREGMIHIPVKTANSNIRTSDMAAKKLSAQRGAAQSSAGKWKSSFKPIGDELSQDGNSQDKSTNCLERTELYDPYDPVSSDSDPYDPVSSDSEISSDSDMPRRGPNHNHSLPDQDNNLSRQCVSPGRGCRENRCWDSSLSEPGSRPLDRHDFNPETRLAESRGLSPGHRPPERRAYSPDIESLDRPGYGSISRPLDHRSCSPDRLIHSSSTHQFPASYGGQRTNGEARITMPEYKREMATTVRLSPPRSERGYQHQLGHVGTGLEQITPSKEVTKNRSRSMIMDNPITCDLCEVEFANGQELEDHLDSRSHWDTLEHIQQQNNYDDLAIAFLQEVMLYKSRQCSRAIEDSALQALQENDHMTKVEMFHCASCQVFISTSASSVQSHITSQEHLSNTKEFEVRQRRACLDKAETMMTELKPQFEHFLKVGSPFV, translated from the exons atgaaccGTCAGAGTAATGTTCCTTTCAACACTTCAGCAGCAGCTATAGGAGCTGCTCCAGTCGGCCTGTTCAATCAACAGCAAACTGGAAG AACACCCCAAGACTACAGAGAGGGTATGATACACATCCCCGTGAAGACAGCAAACTCAAACATCAGGACATCTGACATGGCTGCAAAGAAACTATCAGCTCAGAGAGGTGCAG CTCAATCTTCTGCTGGTAAATGGAAGTCTTCATTCAAACCAATAGGTGATGAACTAAGTCAAGATGGCAATTCTCAGGACAAAAGCACAAACTGTTTAGAAAG GACTGAGCTTTATGACCCTTATGATCCCGTCTCATCAGACTCTGACCCTTATGATCCCGTCTCATCAGACTCTGAGATCTCATCAGACTCCGACATGCCACGACGGGGCCCAAATCACAACCACTCCCTACCTGACCAGGATAACAACCTGTCACGACAGTGTGTGTCTCCAGGTAGAGGTTGTCGTGAAAACCGCTGCTGGGATTCGTCCCTCTCTGAACCAGGGAGCCGACCCCTTGACAGACATGACTTTAACCCTGAAACCAGACTCGCTGAGAGTCGAGGTCTCAGTCCAGGTCATAGACCACCTGAAAGACGGGCTTACAGTCCAGACATTGAATCACTTGACCGGCCTGGGTATGGCTCCATCAGTAGACCTCTGGACCACAGAAGTTGCAGCCCTGACCGGCTTATTCACAGCTCCTCTACCCATCAGTTTCCTGCTTCTTATGGAGGACAGAGGACTAACGGAGAAGCGAGGATAACAATGCCAGAATACAAGAGAGAG ATGGCCACTACTGTTAGATTATCCCCACCCAGGTCAGAGCGGGGCTATCAACATCAGCTGGGACATGTGGGAACGG GACTGGAGCAAATCACACCTTCCAAAGAGGTGACAAAGAATAGGAGCAGAAGTATGATCATGGACAA tccTATCACCTGTGACCTTTGTGAGGTTGAGTTTGCCAATGGGCAGGAGCTGGAAGATCACTTGGACAGCAGGAGTCACTGGGATACACTGGAGCATATCCAGCAGCAGAATAACTATGATGACCTGGCTATAGCCTTCTTACAG GAAGTCATGCTGTATAAAAGCCGTCAGTGTAGCCGAGCCATAGAGGACAGTGCACTTCAAG CTCTGCAGGAAAATGACCACATGACAAAGGTTGAAATGTTCCACTGTGCTTCCTGCCAAGTCTTCATATCCACATCTGCATCCTCAGTGCAGAGTCATATTACCTCTCAGGAACACCTCTCCAACACAAAG GAGTTTGAAGTGCGGCAGAGACGTGCCTGCCTTGACAAAGCAGAAACCATGATGACAGAGTTGAAACCTCAGTTTGAACACTTTCTAAAG GTTGGCAGCCCATTTGTATGA
- the LOC121908382 gene encoding uncharacterized protein LOC121908382 isoform X4, whose protein sequence is MLTIDNAQSSAGKWKSSFKPIGDELSQDGNSQDKSTNCLERTELYDPYDPVSSDSDPYDPVSSDSEISSDSDMPRRGPNHNHSLPDQDNNLSRQCVSPGRGCRENRCWDSSLSEPGSRPLDRHDFNPETRLAESRGLSPGHRPPERRAYSPDIESLDRPGYGSISRPLDHRSCSPDRLIHSSSTHQFPASYGGQRTNGEARITMPEYKREVSPMATTVRLSPPRSERGYQHQLGHVGTGLEQITPSKEVTKNRSRSMIMDNPITCDLCEVEFANGQELEDHLDSRSHWDTLEHIQQQNNYDDLAIAFLQEVMLYKSRQCSRAIEDSALQALQENDHMTKVEMFHCASCQVFISTSASSVQSHITSQEHLSNTKEFEVRQRRACLDKAETMMTELKPQFEHFLKVGSPFV, encoded by the exons ATGCTGACCATCGACAATG CTCAATCTTCTGCTGGTAAATGGAAGTCTTCATTCAAACCAATAGGTGATGAACTAAGTCAAGATGGCAATTCTCAGGACAAAAGCACAAACTGTTTAGAAAG GACTGAGCTTTATGACCCTTATGATCCCGTCTCATCAGACTCTGACCCTTATGATCCCGTCTCATCAGACTCTGAGATCTCATCAGACTCCGACATGCCACGACGGGGCCCAAATCACAACCACTCCCTACCTGACCAGGATAACAACCTGTCACGACAGTGTGTGTCTCCAGGTAGAGGTTGTCGTGAAAACCGCTGCTGGGATTCGTCCCTCTCTGAACCAGGGAGCCGACCCCTTGACAGACATGACTTTAACCCTGAAACCAGACTCGCTGAGAGTCGAGGTCTCAGTCCAGGTCATAGACCACCTGAAAGACGGGCTTACAGTCCAGACATTGAATCACTTGACCGGCCTGGGTATGGCTCCATCAGTAGACCTCTGGACCACAGAAGTTGCAGCCCTGACCGGCTTATTCACAGCTCCTCTACCCATCAGTTTCCTGCTTCTTATGGAGGACAGAGGACTAACGGAGAAGCGAGGATAACAATGCCAGAATACAAGAGAGAGGTATCACCA ATGGCCACTACTGTTAGATTATCCCCACCCAGGTCAGAGCGGGGCTATCAACATCAGCTGGGACATGTGGGAACGG GACTGGAGCAAATCACACCTTCCAAAGAGGTGACAAAGAATAGGAGCAGAAGTATGATCATGGACAA tccTATCACCTGTGACCTTTGTGAGGTTGAGTTTGCCAATGGGCAGGAGCTGGAAGATCACTTGGACAGCAGGAGTCACTGGGATACACTGGAGCATATCCAGCAGCAGAATAACTATGATGACCTGGCTATAGCCTTCTTACAG GAAGTCATGCTGTATAAAAGCCGTCAGTGTAGCCGAGCCATAGAGGACAGTGCACTTCAAG CTCTGCAGGAAAATGACCACATGACAAAGGTTGAAATGTTCCACTGTGCTTCCTGCCAAGTCTTCATATCCACATCTGCATCCTCAGTGCAGAGTCATATTACCTCTCAGGAACACCTCTCCAACACAAAG GAGTTTGAAGTGCGGCAGAGACGTGCCTGCCTTGACAAAGCAGAAACCATGATGACAGAGTTGAAACCTCAGTTTGAACACTTTCTAAAG GTTGGCAGCCCATTTGTATGA